From the Candidatus Poribacteria bacterium genome, the window AGGGCGATCAGGCGCGCGCATTCCTCGATCGTGGTTCCCAGCTTCGTGCTGATGCTTCGTTCGAACCGATTGATTAGGTCCAACTCAACGGGCAGCAGCGCTTCGTGGAAGGGCTTGAGCTCGCCTTTCTTGGAGCCGGAATCGGGCTCGGTCTGGGAACGCCCTGCCAGCCGACGATGGCGGAACTCGTCGATCGTGCTCTCGATGAGTGCGTCCAGACAGCCGCGTATCTTCGGGCGGGTGTTAGGGCTGATCGACGGCATGGTGTTGCCTGTTACGGTTTGCGCCAGATGAATACGGACTCGAAGTATGCGCCCGACCTTCTGCCTGTCCGGCGGTTGACGTGCCGCTTGACGACGGCTTCCGTTTCGACGCCCACGTCTGCCGCGATGTCTCCGTAGAGGTCCCAACGGTCGTTGGCGACGACGATGAGCACGCCCCCAGACGACATTGCGCTCAGAGCGCGTCGGAGCACGCGCGCGATATCCGCCTGATACTGTTGCTTTGCCCGCTGTCCGCTTCCCGATGAAGCGGGACCGATCTCCTGCTCACTGTGATCGTCGATGCCGAGCAGGTGATAGGAGTACGCATGTTGTCCGTGGTAGTCGATCAACCCAACGTACGGCGGGCTGGTGATGATGCCGTCCATGCGGGGGTACTCGATGACCGAACTGTTGCCGTGGACGACGGCGACATCCGCATCCGTGCGCACGGATGCGAATTCCTTGAGGCGCTTCGCCGTATCCGCGCTGTAGCGCCGAAGGAACTTGAGCGCGTCGGTCGTCGGCTGGCATTCTCGGCTGTGCTTGTAGCACCAGTAGGGTCCCGTCTGCGGCTGCTTCGGGAAGTCGAGGTCGAAGTGCGTCGTCAATCGAGCGGAACGCGCTGAGCGCGACAGGATGACGCGCAGCACGTCCGGGTACTCGTAGTCCCCCCGCTCGATCGCTTCGCGGT encodes:
- a CDS encoding site-specific DNA-methyltransferase; this encodes MLTNEERGLDIYATTNAPTIPSSVTPDTPLEALNLNWREADLPERLRTRHVHRLHPYLGKFIPQLVEVFLRKYFRPGQTVGDPFAGSGTTLVQANELGIGAFGCDLSAFNVLLARVKTARYRIETVEKETYDALEKTRRAAASHDPQLPLFGEPSELRLPVVTQDYLTQWFAPQALNQLLTYREAIERGDYEYPDVLRVILSRSARSARLTTHFDLDFPKQPQTGPYWCYKHSRECQPTTDALKFLRRYSADTAKRLKEFASVRTDADVAVVHGNSSVIEYPRMDGIITSPPYVGLIDYHGQHAYSYHLLGIDDHSEQEIGPASSGSGQRAKQQYQADIARVLRRALSAMSSGGVLIVVANDRWDLYGDIAADVGVETEAVVKRHVNRRTGRRSGAYFESVFIWRKP